A genomic segment from Roseibium algicola encodes:
- the fabI gene encoding enoyl-ACP reductase FabI, whose protein sequence is MAETRGLMNGKRGLIMGVANNKSIAWGIAKALADAGAELALTYQGDALKKRVEPLADQLNAIVVGHCDVTDGASIDAVFKTLEDKWGKIDFLVHAVAFSDKSELTGRFVDTSSDNFARTMDISCYSLTAVTQRAEKLMPDGGSILTLTYYGAEKVMPHYNVMGVAKAALETSVKYLAMDLGPQNIRVNAISAGPIKTLAASGIGDFRYILKWNEYNSPLRRTVTIEEVGDSALFLVSDLGRGVTGEIQHVDCGYNIVGMKAVDAPDISVVKD, encoded by the coding sequence ATGGCGGAAACGCGCGGACTGATGAATGGCAAACGCGGCCTGATCATGGGTGTGGCGAACAACAAGTCAATTGCCTGGGGCATTGCCAAAGCACTGGCCGACGCGGGAGCTGAACTGGCTCTGACCTACCAGGGTGATGCGTTGAAGAAGCGCGTGGAGCCACTGGCAGACCAGTTGAACGCCATTGTTGTCGGCCATTGCGACGTGACCGATGGCGCTTCCATCGATGCGGTCTTCAAGACGCTGGAAGACAAATGGGGCAAGATCGATTTTCTCGTCCATGCCGTTGCCTTCTCCGACAAATCCGAATTGACCGGCCGTTTCGTCGATACGTCTTCCGATAACTTCGCCCGCACCATGGACATTTCCTGCTACTCGCTGACGGCTGTCACCCAGCGCGCCGAGAAGCTGATGCCCGACGGCGGCTCCATTCTGACGCTGACCTATTACGGCGCCGAGAAGGTTATGCCGCATTATAATGTCATGGGCGTTGCCAAGGCCGCGCTGGAAACCAGCGTAAAGTATCTGGCGATGGACCTCGGCCCGCAGAACATTCGCGTCAACGCGATTTCCGCCGGACCGATCAAGACCCTGGCTGCCTCCGGTATCGGCGACTTCCGCTACATTCTGAAGTGGAACGAATACAACTCGCCTCTGCGCCGCACGGTGACGATCGAGGAAGTCGGCGACAGCGCGTTGTTCCTGGTGTCAGACCTCGGCCGTGGTGTTACCGGCGAGATCCAGCACGTCGACTGCGGCTACAACATTGTCGGCATGAAGGCGGTGGACGCTCCGGACATTTCCGTCGTCAAGGATTGA
- a CDS encoding FAD-binding oxidoreductase: MERTAHADRFAEMIGAANVLTSPDDQAPYLTEWRDLYQGVTLMVLRPGSTEEVSAVMTYAYQNDLKVVPQGGNTGLVGGQIPQETGDEIVLSLSRLNKVRAVDPAGFTITAEAGVVLETLQNEAENVDRLFPLALGAQGSCQIGGNISTNAGGTAVLAYGNTRDLVLGLEVVLPTGEIWNGLRTLRKDNTGYDLKQLFIGGEGTLGIITAAALKLFPRPKKLEAAFVGLPDPHAALKLFTLAKAQAGPVLTGFEIMPRVGVEFCLRHLEGARDPLEGEHAWYVLMELSSGSEAFPVRDLMESILGEAFEEGLVEDAAFAQNLTQVQDFWHIRHGMSEVQKPEGGSIKHDVSVPVASIPDFLDKAMAAVEDFVPGCRPVPFGHIGDGNIHFNVSQPVGADKEDYLAKWDEMNTIVHGIVGEFGGSISAEHGIGRLKRDLLKDVKQGIELDLMKRIKDAFDPKGLLNPGRVL, encoded by the coding sequence ATGGAGCGTACTGCCCATGCCGACCGCTTCGCCGAGATGATCGGCGCAGCCAACGTTCTGACAAGTCCGGACGACCAGGCTCCCTACCTCACCGAATGGCGCGACCTGTATCAGGGCGTCACTCTCATGGTGCTGCGCCCGGGCAGCACCGAAGAGGTGAGCGCCGTCATGACCTATGCGTATCAGAACGATCTCAAGGTCGTGCCGCAAGGCGGCAACACCGGCCTTGTCGGTGGCCAGATTCCGCAGGAAACCGGGGATGAAATCGTCCTTTCACTGTCACGCCTCAACAAGGTTCGTGCGGTAGATCCGGCCGGCTTCACCATTACGGCCGAGGCCGGTGTGGTGCTGGAGACGCTTCAGAATGAAGCTGAAAACGTCGACCGGTTGTTCCCGCTTGCGCTCGGGGCTCAGGGCTCCTGCCAGATCGGCGGCAACATTTCCACGAACGCGGGCGGCACCGCCGTTCTGGCCTATGGCAACACGCGCGATCTGGTTCTGGGCCTCGAGGTGGTGCTGCCGACAGGGGAGATCTGGAACGGTCTCAGAACCCTGCGCAAGGACAATACCGGTTATGATTTGAAACAATTATTTATCGGTGGTGAAGGTACTCTGGGCATCATTACAGCCGCAGCGCTGAAACTTTTCCCCAGGCCCAAGAAGCTGGAGGCCGCTTTTGTCGGCCTGCCGGACCCGCACGCCGCCCTCAAGCTGTTCACCCTTGCCAAGGCACAGGCCGGACCGGTTCTGACCGGCTTTGAAATCATGCCGCGCGTTGGCGTCGAATTCTGCCTGCGCCACCTGGAAGGCGCACGAGACCCGCTCGAGGGCGAACATGCCTGGTACGTGCTGATGGAGCTGTCCAGTGGTTCTGAAGCTTTTCCGGTGCGGGACCTGATGGAGAGCATTCTCGGCGAAGCATTTGAAGAAGGCCTGGTGGAAGACGCCGCCTTTGCCCAGAACCTGACCCAGGTTCAGGATTTCTGGCACATCCGCCACGGCATGTCGGAAGTGCAGAAGCCCGAGGGTGGCTCGATCAAGCATGACGTTTCCGTGCCGGTTGCCTCGATCCCGGACTTCCTGGACAAGGCCATGGCCGCGGTAGAGGACTTCGTGCCCGGATGCCGGCCTGTTCCGTTCGGTCATATCGGCGACGGCAACATCCACTTCAATGTCAGCCAGCCGGTGGGCGCCGACAAGGAAGACTACCTGGCGAAATGGGATGAGATGAACACCATTGTTCATGGCATCGTCGGCGAGTTCGGCGGCAGCATCTCCGCGGAGCACGGCATCGGCCGCCTCAAGCGCGATCTCCTGAAGGACGTCAAGCAGGGTATCGAGCTGGATCTCATGAAGCGGATCAAGGACGCATTCGACCCCAAGGGACTGTTGAACCCGGGCCGCGTCCTCTAG
- the dnaA gene encoding chromosomal replication initiator protein DnaA — protein MQVQNLAGSDQWDRVKKELRNELGDDVFSNWFGRVKHEETTGDAVRLSVPTRFLKNWIQNNYEKQLVGLWKREQDDINRIELTVRGALRPRQLNVGLAPKAISARRISGRPGPFSSTPQFGASHGMSVIPCLADSNEDAAADFLNGASLNPKLTFDTFAEGASNSLACAAVRQMAAGHQGTLDLLYIHSSTGIGKTHLLQAAAAEARKTGRQVAYLSAEFFMYHLVPALRTPAFPVLRQAMRSIDLLLVDDLQFLHGKQAADEFSKTLELLMESPTQIIMAADRSPEDLDTLGDALRYRIQKGEVVGIQSTDYALRHDILKKRITAARRTHPGFSVPEDVADYIARYVIASARDLEGALNRLFAHNQLTKQPVTMDLAEKTLHDLVRIGEPRSIKVEEIQQVVCKHFSVTKADLLSSCRARTLVRPRQIAMYIAKVMTGRSLPEIGRRFGNRDHTTVLHAVRKIEDMVSKDKALAQEVELLKRLVHA, from the coding sequence ATGCAGGTTCAGAACTTAGCTGGTTCGGATCAATGGGATCGTGTGAAAAAGGAACTGAGAAACGAGCTCGGTGACGATGTATTTTCCAACTGGTTCGGCAGAGTAAAACACGAAGAAACCACGGGCGATGCAGTCCGCCTGTCGGTGCCCACCCGCTTCCTGAAAAACTGGATCCAGAACAACTACGAGAAGCAGCTCGTCGGCCTCTGGAAACGCGAGCAGGACGATATCAACCGTATCGAGCTGACCGTTCGCGGTGCTCTGCGTCCTCGTCAACTCAATGTCGGTCTTGCCCCCAAGGCGATCTCCGCCCGGCGGATCAGCGGCCGTCCCGGCCCCTTCAGCAGCACGCCTCAATTCGGCGCGTCCCATGGCATGTCGGTCATTCCGTGCCTTGCGGACAGCAACGAGGATGCGGCGGCGGATTTCCTGAACGGTGCGTCTCTCAATCCGAAGCTGACCTTCGACACCTTTGCCGAAGGCGCCTCGAACAGCCTTGCCTGTGCCGCCGTGCGCCAGATGGCTGCCGGCCACCAGGGCACGCTGGACTTGCTCTATATCCATTCGTCCACCGGCATCGGCAAAACCCACCTGCTGCAGGCAGCGGCGGCCGAAGCTCGCAAGACGGGACGGCAGGTTGCCTATCTGTCGGCTGAATTCTTCATGTACCACCTGGTGCCTGCTCTCAGAACGCCGGCCTTCCCGGTGCTGCGCCAGGCAATGCGCTCCATCGACCTGCTCCTAGTTGACGATCTCCAGTTCCTGCATGGCAAGCAGGCCGCGGACGAGTTCAGCAAGACGCTGGAACTGCTCATGGAGTCGCCGACCCAGATCATCATGGCAGCCGACCGCTCGCCTGAAGACCTCGATACGCTTGGCGATGCGCTGCGCTACCGGATCCAGAAAGGTGAAGTCGTCGGCATCCAGTCAACCGATTATGCGCTGCGCCACGATATCCTGAAGAAGCGGATCACCGCAGCGCGTCGCACACATCCGGGCTTCTCCGTTCCCGAAGATGTAGCCGACTACATCGCGCGCTACGTGATCGCTTCGGCCCGCGACCTGGAAGGCGCTCTCAATCGCCTGTTCGCTCACAACCAGCTGACAAAACAGCCGGTGACGATGGACCTGGCGGAAAAGACCCTGCACGACCTGGTGCGGATCGGCGAGCCGCGCTCCATCAAGGTGGAAGAGATCCAGCAGGTGGTGTGCAAGCATTTCAGCGTTACCAAGGCGGATCTCCTGTCGTCGTGCCGGGCGCGCACATTGGTCCGTCCGCGCCAGATCGCGATGTATATCGCCAAGGTGATGACCGGACGCTCACTGCCGGAAATCGGCCGGCGGTTCGGCAACCGTGATCACACCACCGTGTTGCATGCGGTCCGCAAGATCGAGGACATGGTGTCCAAGGACAAGGCCCTTGCACAGGAAGTCGAACTCCTGAAGCGGCTGGTCCACGCCTGA
- a CDS encoding glyoxalase superfamily protein, whose protein sequence is MTLPSVANLKAQAKRLRAALAAKGQDISHSQALELLSAQYGFKDWNTVSATAARPNQMQFAVGNRVSGTYMKQPFEGEVLSLTRVGPAGQYRVTIKFDTPVDVVTFDSFSAFRSRVVVLINGDGVAVKRTSDGEPYLRMQRAD, encoded by the coding sequence ATGACGCTGCCCAGCGTTGCCAATCTCAAAGCACAGGCCAAGCGCCTGCGCGCCGCGCTAGCTGCCAAGGGGCAGGATATCTCCCACAGCCAGGCGCTCGAACTCCTGTCCGCCCAATACGGCTTCAAGGACTGGAACACCGTATCCGCGACAGCCGCCAGACCAAACCAGATGCAGTTTGCCGTCGGCAACCGTGTCTCGGGCACCTATATGAAGCAGCCTTTCGAAGGAGAGGTGCTGTCGCTGACACGGGTTGGTCCGGCAGGCCAATACCGGGTGACCATCAAGTTCGACACGCCCGTGGATGTGGTCACCTTCGACAGTTTTTCTGCTTTTCGCAGTCGGGTCGTCGTTCTGATCAACGGTGACGGTGTCGCCGTCAAGCGAACGTCCGACGGTGAACCCTATCTGCGCATGCAAAGGGCTGACTAG
- a CDS encoding class I SAM-dependent DNA methyltransferase — translation MSNDDTPEFELDEALEEDASENEALAEAYNRGLALQKSGDLAGAAQAYREAFALDPDDPGGVSIRLAAIGAEAAPQKMPDAYVATLFDQHADVFDDILVDELGYCVPLLVRDLVQKLEIGPFDRLLDLGCGTGLTGMALADCTGHRTGVDLSERIVELAYDREVYDDLYVGEAVAFLEEFEEDDGSRPGWDMIAATDVFPYLGAVEPFLAGAVDRLKPRGYLAFSTETLSEEALEGRPYMVGPKSRFAQGEGYIRSSLDAAGFDILAMDPITVRLEDGDPVPGHLVIARLR, via the coding sequence ATGAGCAACGACGACACGCCTGAATTTGAGCTAGACGAGGCCTTGGAAGAGGACGCATCGGAGAACGAAGCGTTGGCCGAAGCCTATAATCGAGGTCTCGCCCTGCAGAAATCGGGCGATCTGGCAGGTGCCGCGCAGGCCTATCGCGAAGCCTTTGCGCTGGATCCGGACGACCCGGGCGGCGTCAGCATTCGTCTGGCGGCAATCGGCGCGGAAGCCGCCCCTCAGAAAATGCCGGATGCCTATGTCGCGACCCTATTCGATCAGCACGCAGATGTGTTCGACGACATTCTGGTCGATGAGCTTGGTTACTGCGTGCCTCTGCTGGTTCGCGATCTCGTCCAGAAGCTTGAGATTGGCCCATTCGATCGATTGCTCGACCTCGGCTGCGGCACGGGCCTTACAGGTATGGCTCTTGCCGATTGCACGGGCCACCGGACCGGCGTCGATCTCTCCGAGCGGATCGTTGAACTTGCCTATGACCGGGAAGTCTATGACGACCTTTATGTGGGCGAGGCCGTCGCATTCCTTGAGGAGTTCGAGGAAGACGATGGCTCTCGTCCCGGCTGGGACATGATCGCGGCAACCGACGTGTTTCCCTATCTGGGGGCGGTTGAACCATTTCTTGCCGGTGCAGTTGACCGTCTGAAACCGCGCGGTTACCTGGCTTTCTCCACCGAGACCCTGTCTGAAGAAGCACTTGAAGGGCGTCCCTACATGGTCGGGCCGAAAAGCCGGTTTGCGCAAGGGGAAGGCTATATTCGCTCATCTCTGGATGCGGCGGGCTTCGACATTCTCGCAATGGACCCCATCACCGTTCGTCTCGAGGACGGAGACCCTGTCCCCGGGCACCTTGTGATTGCGCGGCTGCGCTAG
- a CDS encoding SOS response-associated peptidase: MCGRLALTTPPDAVRSFFDYVDQPNFPPRYNIAPTQPLAIVRQTLDGTRRFHLVRWGLMPPWVKDPASFTLLINARAETASQKPSFRNAMRHHRCLVPASGFYEWRRTPEGKQPFWIRPAKGDVMGFAGLWETWSDPDGGDIDTGAILTIQSNRMMSAIHHRMPVILKREDFGTWLDVANVDRREAEKLLQPVEDDFLVATPVSNRVNKVVNDDADVQREISPEEMSVPLKKVAKPSAAEKSQEDKNQLDLF, from the coding sequence ATGTGCGGCCGCCTGGCTCTGACGACACCACCGGACGCTGTGCGCAGCTTCTTCGACTATGTCGATCAGCCCAATTTTCCGCCGCGATACAACATTGCGCCAACCCAGCCGCTGGCCATCGTGCGGCAGACGCTCGACGGCACACGCCGCTTTCATCTTGTGCGTTGGGGCTTGATGCCGCCCTGGGTCAAGGACCCGGCAAGCTTCACACTTCTGATCAATGCCCGGGCGGAAACAGCGTCGCAAAAACCGTCGTTCCGCAATGCCATGCGTCATCACAGGTGCCTCGTGCCGGCGTCCGGCTTTTACGAGTGGCGTCGCACGCCGGAAGGCAAGCAGCCTTTCTGGATCCGTCCGGCGAAGGGCGACGTCATGGGCTTTGCCGGCCTTTGGGAAACCTGGTCGGATCCCGATGGCGGTGACATCGACACAGGCGCAATCCTGACGATCCAGTCCAACCGGATGATGTCTGCGATCCATCACCGGATGCCGGTGATCCTGAAACGGGAAGATTTCGGAACGTGGCTGGATGTTGCCAACGTCGACAGGCGTGAAGCCGAAAAGCTGCTGCAGCCGGTAGAAGACGATTTTCTGGTCGCGACGCCGGTTTCCAACCGGGTGAACAAGGTGGTCAATGACGATGCTGATGTGCAGCGCGAGATATCGCCGGAGGAAATGTCGGTGCCCTTGAAAAAGGTTGCCAAGCCGTCAGCTGCGGAGAAATCGCAGGAGGACAAGAACCAGCTCGATCTGTTCTGA